One region of Carya illinoinensis cultivar Pawnee chromosome 8, C.illinoinensisPawnee_v1, whole genome shotgun sequence genomic DNA includes:
- the LOC122318963 gene encoding SRSF protein kinase 1-like, whose product MSCSSSSGSEEDDEGMESYRKGGYHAVRVGDQFAGGRYIAQRKLGWGQFSTVWLAYDTRTSEYVALKIQKSAAQFAQAALHEIEILSASANGDPSNSSCIVRLIDHFKHTGPNGQHVCMVLEFLGDSLLRLIRHNRYKGLGLNKVREICKCILIGLDYLHRELGIIHTDLKLENILLFSTIDPTKDPVRSGLAPILERPEGNPNGGNTMNIIEKKLKRRARRAVAKISERKASMGGVVFEGAEKSQKNLDGIDARCKVVDFGSACWADKQFAEEIQTRQYRAPEVILRAGYSFSVDIWSFACTAFELATGDMMFAPKGGEGFSEDEDHLALMMELLGKMPRKVAIGGAQSKDYFDRHGDLKRIRRLKFWPLDRLLVEKYNFSENDAGEFAEFLCPLLDFAPEKRPTAQQCLQHPWLNLRNSTEDEMKNEANLGNVNIGMSNLEIKMG is encoded by the exons atgtCGTGTTCATCGTCGTCAGGTTCGGAGGAAGATGATGAGGGAATGGAGTCGTACAGGAAAGGAGGGTACCACGCCGTCAGAGTTGGGGATCAGTTCGCGGGTGGCCGCTACATCGCTCAGAGAAAGTTGGGTTGGGGTCAGTTCTCCACCGTCTGGCTCGCCTACGACACTCGAACCTCT GAATATGTGGCTCTCAAGATCCAGAAAAGTGCAGCACAATTTGCTCAAGCTGCTCTTCATGAGATTGAAATCCTCTCAGCTAGTGCCAATGGTGATCCTTCAAATTCCAGCTGCATTGTGCGACTCATCGACCACTTCAAGCATACTGGCCCAAACGGGCAGCATGTATGCATGGTCCTTGAGTTTCTTGGTGATAGCTTACTCCGGCTGATCAGGCATAACCGATACAAAGGCCTTGGATTGAATAAAGTTAGGGAGATCTGCAAGTGCATTTTGATAGGTCTGGATTACTTGCATAGAGAACTTGGTATAATCCACACTGACCTAAAACTTGAAAATATTCTTCTCTTTTCCACCATTGATCCTACCAAAGACCCAGTTAGGTCTGGGCTAGCACCAATTCTTGAAAGACCTGAAGGGAATCCAAATGGTGGAAATACAATGAATATCAttgaaaaaaagttgaagaggAGGGCTAGGAGAGCCGTTGCAAAGATATCAGAAAGAAAAGCTTCCATGGGAGGAGTGGTATTCGAAGGAGCTGAAAAATCACAGAAAAACCTGGATGGGATTGATGCGAGATGCAAGGTTGTGGATTTTGGAAGTGCATGTTGGGCCGATAAGCAGTTTGCAGAAGAAATCCAAACTAGGCAGTATAGAGCTCCTGAAGTTATACTACGAGCAGGCTATTCCTTCTCTGTTGATATCTGGTCATTTGCTTGCACTGCCTTCGAACTTGCAACTGGGGACATGATGTTTGCTCCCAAGGGTGGAGAGGGCTTCAGCGAGGATGAG GACCACCTTGCTCTAATGATGGAACTCCTTGGAAAGATGCCTCGAAAG GTAGCCATTGGAGGAGCACAATCCAAGGATTACTTTGATAGACATGGTGATCTAAAGAGGATTCGGAGGCTGAAATTTTGGCCACTTGATCGGTTGCTGGTTGAGAAGTACAATTTTTCAGAGAATGATGCTGGGGAGTTTGCAGAGTTTCTTTGCCCCCTTCTCGATTTTGCACCAGAGAAGCGACCAACTGCTCAGCAGTGTCTGCAACACCCATGGCTCAATCTCAGGAATTCAACAgaggatgagatgaaaaatgaaGCTAATCTGGGAAACGTGAATATTGGGATGAGCAACCTGGAGATTAAGATGGGTTGA
- the LOC122318038 gene encoding uncharacterized protein LOC122318038, producing MEANICDVNHLDADVLLPPRKRLLAGLKKQSSEADGALGLPLIASSASASSAATLSDFETRLNNLLSSHSNNPNLTPEEIVEASKSAAIAAAEAAEAARAASEEKAAKASKAMAAAKSALDLVASFSEEAASKEKYLKKNRLKKHLPVRLLYKKYQPIENNKTDEELARKLHRAINSSPRISKNASSSDWKGHKHKKPKSSVSSEKIRVSNGGTLLEGHLPSMSNGHAVTGKVNSEGSIRELYTHKADERDSKSDKVSQLEVDNEEEESSQPKDKTGEDVCTTGKKRGRVKLKRLPLSICTFRDRSNPKEETNGRNTPMTENNVGSPTAGSIPLFSMQPSADGVMPIGATPVWKCQEFKVPACVEQNKVLQS from the coding sequence atgGAGGCTAATATCTGTGATGTCAATCACTTGGATGCGGATGTCCTTTTGCCTCCTCGAAAGCGCCTGCTTGCTGGATTGAAAAAGCAAAGCTCGGAAGCTGATGGTGCTCTGGGTCTCCCTTTAATTGCTTCTtctgcttctgcttcatctgCTGCTACTTTAAGCGACTTTGAAACTCGTCTTAACAACCTGTTAAGCTCTCATTCGAATAATCCTAACCTTACACCAGAGGAAATAGTAGAGGCTTCAAAATCAGCAGCTATTGCTGCAGCTGAGGCTGCAGAGGCTGCAAGAGCTGCCTCTGAAGAGAAGGCTGCAAAAGCATCAAAGGCAATGGCTGCTGCCAAGAGCGCCTTAGATTTGGTTGCCTCATTTTCTGAAGAGGCAGCCTCTAAGGAAAAATATCTGAAAAAGAATAGGCTGAAGAAGCATCTTCCAGTTCGGCTTTTGTACAAAAAATACCAACCGATTGAGAACAACAAGACAGATGAAGAGTTGGCCCGCAAGTTGCATCGAGCTATTAACAGCTCCCCCAGAATCTCGAAGAACGCTTCAAGTTCTGACTGGAAGGGTCATAAACACAAGAAGCCTAAAAGCTCAGTGAGTTCTGAGAAAATTAGGGTATCCAATGGGGGTACCTTGTTGGAAGGACACCTCCCATCTATGTCCAATGGTCATGCTGTAACAGGCAAGGTCAATTCTGAGGGTTCCATCCGAGAATTATACACACACAAAGCAGATGAAAGGGACTCCAAGTCTGATAAAGTCAGCCAACTAGAGGTGgataatgaagaagaagaatcaagTCAGCCAAAGGATAAAACTGGGGAAGATGTGTGTACAACTGGTAAAAAAAGGGGAAGAGTGAAGCTAAAAAGGTTGCCGCTAAGCATTTGTACTTTTAGGGATCGATCAAACCCCAAGGAGGAGACGAATGGGAGAAACACCCCAATGACTGAGAATAACGTAGGCAGCCCCACTGCTGGCAGTATACCCTTATTCTCAATGCAGCCTTCAGCTGATGGTGTGATGCCAATTGGGGCTACACCGGTGTGGAAATGCCAAGAGTTCAAAGTTCCAGCTTGTGTCGAACAAAATAAAGTACTGCAGTCGTGA